A window of the Aeromicrobium phoceense genome harbors these coding sequences:
- a CDS encoding carboxymuconolactone decarboxylase family protein, with translation MRAPRVTPGGRRQLGPVNHLLGRLLSRGAGVRNAHLFTTLGRNRGLFRAWLLYSGALMLRGRLPRRETELVILRVAHRCDSEYERQHHVRLGARAGLGRDEMERVCDDGLAGWKPSDEVLLAATDRLLAEDDVDDATWRRLRAYWDEAQAIELCLLVGQYRGLATTIRTLGIAPDRSTD, from the coding sequence ATGAGGGCGCCGCGCGTCACCCCCGGCGGGCGCCGGCAGCTCGGGCCGGTGAACCACCTGCTCGGCCGTCTGCTGTCCCGGGGTGCGGGCGTCAGGAACGCCCACCTGTTCACCACGCTCGGCCGCAACCGCGGGCTGTTCCGCGCGTGGCTGCTCTACTCCGGTGCGCTGATGCTGCGCGGACGGCTGCCGCGGCGGGAGACCGAGCTGGTGATCCTGCGGGTCGCCCACCGGTGCGACAGCGAGTACGAGCGGCAGCACCACGTGCGGCTCGGTGCCAGGGCGGGCCTCGGGCGCGACGAGATGGAGCGGGTATGTGACGACGGCCTCGCCGGGTGGAAGCCGTCGGACGAGGTGCTGCTCGCGGCCACCGACCGGCTGCTGGCCGAGGACGACGTCGACGACGCGACGTGGCGGCGGCTGCGCGCCTACTGGGACGAGGCGCAGGCGATCGAGCTGTGCCTGCTCGTGGGCCAGTACCGCGGCCTCGCCACCACGATCCGCACGCTCGGCATCGCTCCCGACCGCTCGACGGACTGA
- a CDS encoding MBL fold metallo-hydrolase: MTYTGEVTVGGAPDTREAGDLVITKIAVGPMANNAYLLRCALTGEQVLIDAADEAGRLLELVGDAGLARVITTHRHADHWQALAEVVAATGAETVAGEDDADELPVEVDVRVRTGARVRVGSCELEVIEVVGHTPGSIVLVYDDPDGVTHLFTGDSLFPGGVGRTWSPDDFMRLCGEVESKLFARFDDDTWFYPGHGDDSTLGAERPNLSDWRARGW, from the coding sequence ATGACGTACACGGGAGAGGTCACGGTCGGCGGCGCGCCCGACACCCGCGAGGCCGGCGACCTGGTGATCACGAAGATCGCCGTGGGACCGATGGCCAACAACGCCTACCTGCTGCGCTGCGCGCTCACCGGCGAGCAGGTGCTGATCGACGCCGCGGACGAGGCCGGACGGCTCCTGGAGCTGGTCGGCGATGCCGGCCTGGCGAGGGTCATCACGACCCACCGGCACGCCGACCACTGGCAGGCGCTCGCCGAGGTCGTGGCTGCCACGGGGGCCGAGACCGTCGCGGGCGAGGACGACGCGGACGAGCTGCCCGTCGAGGTCGACGTCCGGGTCCGCACGGGCGCTCGGGTGCGGGTCGGCTCGTGCGAGCTCGAGGTGATCGAGGTCGTCGGACACACGCCCGGCTCGATCGTGCTGGTGTACGACGACCCCGACGGCGTCACCCACCTGTTCACCGGCGACTCCCTGTTCCCCGGCGGCGTCGGCCGCACGTGGTCGCCCGACGACTTCATGCGGCTGTGCGGCGAGGTCGAGTCCAAGCTGTTCGCCCGGTTCGACGACGACACGTGGTTCTACCCGGGCCACGGCGACGACTCCACTTTGGGCGCGGAGCGGCCGAACCTGTCGGACTGGCGCGCCCGGGGGTGGTAG
- a CDS encoding acetyl-CoA C-acetyltransferase, producing MADKPSTKAAKATKAAPQDAATIRRVAVIGGNRIPFARSNSVYSGVSNQEMLTAALDGLVDRFGLEGERAGEVVAGAVLKHARDFNLTREVVLGSKLSPATPATDIQQACGTGLQAAFQVANKIALGKIEFGIAGGTDTTSDAPLAVNDKLRKILLQANQANAKGDKKALVKLLTKIRPSYLAPDQPRNAEPRTGLSMGDHQALTTHEWGITREAQDELAARSHQNLAAAWESGWQDDLVSPFNGVERDNHLRPDSTVEKLAKLKPVFGKQLGDAATMTAGNSTPLSDGASVALLASEEEAARRGWDVKAFLVDYETAAVDYVNGGEGLLMAPAYAVPRMLERNGLTLQDFDFYEIHEAFAGQVLSTLAAWEDADFCKQRLGLDSPLGSIDRSKLNVKGSSLAAAHPFAATGGRIIANLAKLLEEKGSGRGLISICAAGGQGVVAILER from the coding sequence ATGGCTGACAAGCCCTCCACGAAGGCCGCGAAGGCCACCAAGGCCGCCCCCCAGGACGCCGCCACCATCCGTCGCGTCGCCGTCATCGGCGGCAACCGCATCCCGTTCGCGCGCTCGAACTCGGTCTACTCGGGCGTCTCCAACCAAGAGATGCTCACCGCCGCGCTCGACGGGCTCGTCGACCGCTTCGGCCTCGAGGGCGAGCGGGCCGGCGAGGTCGTCGCCGGTGCCGTCCTGAAGCACGCGCGCGACTTCAACCTCACGCGTGAGGTCGTCCTCGGCTCCAAGCTCTCGCCCGCCACGCCCGCCACCGACATCCAGCAGGCCTGCGGCACCGGCCTGCAGGCGGCGTTCCAGGTCGCGAACAAGATCGCGCTCGGCAAGATCGAGTTCGGCATCGCCGGCGGCACCGACACCACGTCCGACGCCCCGCTGGCCGTCAACGACAAGCTGCGCAAGATCCTGCTGCAGGCCAACCAGGCCAACGCCAAGGGCGACAAGAAGGCGCTGGTCAAGCTGCTCACCAAGATCCGCCCGAGCTACCTGGCCCCAGACCAGCCGCGCAACGCCGAGCCGCGCACCGGCCTGTCGATGGGCGACCACCAGGCGCTCACCACGCACGAGTGGGGCATCACCCGCGAGGCGCAGGACGAGCTGGCCGCTCGCTCGCACCAGAACCTCGCCGCCGCGTGGGAGTCGGGCTGGCAGGACGACCTCGTCTCGCCGTTCAACGGCGTGGAGCGCGACAACCACCTGCGCCCCGACTCCACGGTCGAGAAGCTGGCCAAGCTCAAGCCGGTCTTCGGCAAGCAGCTCGGCGACGCCGCCACGATGACCGCCGGCAACTCCACGCCGCTGTCCGACGGCGCCTCGGTGGCGCTGCTGGCCTCGGAGGAGGAGGCCGCGCGTCGCGGCTGGGACGTGAAGGCGTTCCTCGTCGACTACGAGACGGCCGCGGTCGACTACGTCAACGGCGGCGAGGGCCTGCTGATGGCTCCGGCCTACGCGGTGCCGCGGATGCTCGAGCGCAACGGCCTGACCCTGCAGGACTTCGACTTCTACGAGATCCACGAGGCGTTCGCCGGCCAGGTGCTTTCCACGCTCGCGGCGTGGGAGGACGCGGACTTCTGCAAGCAGCGCCTCGGCCTCGACAGCCCGCTGGGCTCGATCGACCGCAGCAAGCTCAACGTGAAGGGCTCGTCGCTCGCCGCGGCGCACCCGTTCGCGGCCACGGGCGGGCGCATCATCGCCAACCTCGCCAAGCTGCTGGAGGAGAAGGGCTCGGGTCGCGGCCTGATCTCGATCTGCGCCGCCGGCGGCCAGGGCGTCGTGGCGATCCTCGAGCGCTGA
- a CDS encoding TetR/AcrR family transcriptional regulator, which produces MAIVERRAQRTREILDATRALFDERRMRDAQIEDIARAVGINRAIIYRHFTTKEELFAMTLVDYLNQLETRLAKSDDSRLSPIERIDTITVEFLSYGSEYPAFVDCAQSLLRHRGSELLEQISLDRLTELGAAINRCFDHITSAILAGNANGDFDVKDPELVANIMYTQGLGILNLVTFQRSIRELNSGLPTMEHLPTTEVLDLAKRSVRAIVEIQD; this is translated from the coding sequence ATGGCCATCGTCGAGCGCAGGGCGCAACGCACGCGCGAGATCCTCGATGCGACCCGCGCCCTGTTCGACGAACGCCGGATGCGGGACGCGCAGATCGAGGACATCGCCCGGGCCGTCGGCATCAACCGCGCGATCATCTACCGCCACTTCACCACGAAGGAAGAGCTCTTCGCGATGACGCTGGTGGACTACCTCAACCAGCTCGAGACCCGTCTGGCCAAGTCCGACGACTCCCGGTTGAGCCCCATCGAGCGGATCGACACGATCACCGTCGAGTTCCTCTCCTACGGCAGCGAGTACCCCGCGTTCGTCGACTGCGCGCAGTCGCTGCTGCGCCACCGCGGCTCCGAGCTGCTCGAGCAGATCAGCCTCGACCGCCTCACCGAGCTGGGCGCCGCGATCAACCGCTGCTTCGACCACATCACCTCGGCCATCCTGGCCGGCAACGCCAACGGCGACTTCGACGTCAAGGACCCCGAGCTCGTCGCGAACATCATGTACACGCAGGGCCTGGGCATCCTGAACCTCGTCACGTTCCAGCGCTCGATCCGCGAGCTGAACTCGGGCCTGCCGACGATGGAGCACCTGCCCACGACCGAGGTGCTCGACCTCGCGAAGCGCTCGGTGCGCGCCATCGTCGAGATCCAGGACTGA
- a CDS encoding cytochrome P450, whose amino-acid sequence MRGIRSKVVSSLARRHVAKRGIDLASFSFIPEPTKAPLQRIGLDPVPKMARLRREEPLHRLDLPFDFTAYLVTGYEESRQVMTARDTYSTDIRHLFSGDGPATSDDIGGLGFTDPPVHTRLRKIITPEFTMRRLARLEPMIEQIVDRALDDLEAAGPHVDLAKTFAFPIPFNTICALLGLDYEDTQAFSKLGSARFDATNGGAAAFGAVSEQREFLFDAVARQRKEPGPGLIGQIIRDEGELISDRDLAGLADGVFTGGYETTAGMIALSTIMLSRDRAYADLVRSGNRETLDRVIEELLRYFAVVQVAFPRFAKQDMDLFGTKVKAGDVLLVSLSSANRDESSAGAGADAFDPLRIPTSGHLAFGHGIHRCIGAELARMELRIALPKLLRRFPDLSLAVPESDLEFRQLSFVFGIESLPVTLTR is encoded by the coding sequence ATGCGGGGAATCCGCTCGAAGGTGGTGTCGTCGCTGGCCCGGCGGCACGTCGCCAAGCGCGGAATCGACCTCGCGAGCTTCTCCTTCATCCCCGAGCCCACGAAGGCCCCGCTCCAGCGGATCGGCCTCGACCCGGTGCCCAAGATGGCCCGACTCCGGCGTGAGGAGCCCCTGCACCGGCTCGACCTGCCGTTCGACTTCACCGCCTACCTGGTCACCGGGTACGAGGAGTCGCGTCAGGTGATGACGGCGCGCGACACGTACTCCACCGACATCCGCCACCTGTTCTCTGGTGACGGTCCCGCGACGTCGGACGACATCGGGGGACTGGGCTTCACCGACCCGCCCGTGCACACCCGGCTGCGGAAGATCATCACGCCGGAGTTCACAATGCGCCGGCTCGCGCGTCTGGAGCCGATGATCGAGCAGATCGTCGACCGTGCCCTCGACGACCTCGAGGCGGCCGGCCCCCACGTCGACCTCGCGAAGACCTTCGCGTTCCCGATCCCGTTCAACACGATCTGCGCGCTGCTGGGTCTGGACTACGAGGACACGCAGGCCTTCTCGAAGCTGGGCAGCGCCCGCTTCGACGCGACCAACGGGGGAGCGGCGGCCTTCGGCGCGGTCTCCGAGCAGCGCGAGTTCCTCTTCGACGCGGTCGCTCGCCAGCGCAAGGAGCCCGGACCCGGGCTCATCGGCCAGATCATCCGCGACGAGGGCGAGCTGATCAGCGACCGTGACCTCGCGGGACTCGCCGACGGCGTGTTCACCGGTGGTTACGAGACCACCGCAGGGATGATCGCGCTCAGCACCATCATGCTGTCGCGGGACCGGGCCTACGCCGATCTCGTGCGATCGGGCAACCGCGAGACCCTCGACCGGGTCATCGAGGAACTGCTGCGCTACTTCGCCGTCGTGCAGGTCGCGTTCCCGCGCTTCGCGAAGCAGGACATGGACCTGTTCGGGACGAAGGTGAAGGCCGGCGACGTCCTGCTGGTCTCCCTGAGCAGCGCCAACCGCGACGAGTCCAGCGCCGGCGCGGGCGCCGACGCCTTCGACCCGCTGCGGATCCCCACGAGCGGCCACCTGGCGTTCGGCCACGGCATCCACCGGTGCATCGGCGCCGAGCTGGCCCGCATGGAGCTGCGCATCGCGCTGCCGAAGCTGCTGCGCCGCTTCCCGGACCTGAGCCTGGCCGTCCCCGAGTCCGACCTGGAGTTCCGCCAGCTCAGCTTCGTCTTCGGCATCGAGTCGCTCCCCGTCACGCTTACCCGCTGA
- a CDS encoding SDR family oxidoreductase: MAKLDIRTKQCVVTGAAGGIGAATALALARAGARLVLTDLDPVGLERTVEQVRASRGQVVLSRAVDLTDADAVRRFAADVREEVGSPDVLLNIAGISIWGTIDRLQEEHWRRLVDVNLMGPVHVMSSFLPGMIEAGRGGHVVNVSSAAGIFGLPWHAAYSASKFGLRGVSEVLRFDLRRHGIGVSLVCPGAVATPLVRDLEVVGVDRSAPSFQAIERRFLRHAISPEAAADAIVKGLERRRYWVYTSRDIRLGHYAQRWFPWGYGLAMRYLNRMLTRAEARAMSGGRR, from the coding sequence ATGGCGAAGTTGGACATACGTACCAAGCAGTGTGTCGTGACCGGTGCGGCCGGCGGGATCGGAGCCGCCACGGCGCTCGCGCTGGCTCGCGCCGGTGCGCGTCTGGTGCTCACGGACCTGGACCCGGTCGGGCTCGAGCGCACGGTGGAGCAGGTCAGGGCATCTCGGGGCCAGGTCGTGCTCAGCCGTGCGGTCGACCTCACCGACGCCGACGCGGTCCGCCGCTTCGCCGCTGACGTGCGGGAGGAGGTGGGGTCGCCCGACGTGCTGCTGAACATCGCCGGCATCTCGATCTGGGGCACGATCGACCGGCTCCAGGAGGAGCACTGGCGCCGGCTCGTCGACGTGAACCTCATGGGGCCCGTCCACGTCATGTCGTCCTTCCTGCCCGGCATGATCGAGGCGGGCCGCGGCGGTCACGTGGTCAACGTCTCGAGCGCCGCGGGGATCTTCGGACTTCCGTGGCACGCGGCCTACAGCGCCAGCAAGTTCGGGCTCCGTGGCGTCTCGGAGGTGCTGCGGTTCGACCTGCGGCGGCACGGGATCGGCGTGAGCCTCGTCTGCCCCGGGGCGGTGGCGACACCGCTGGTGCGCGATCTCGAGGTCGTGGGCGTCGACCGCTCCGCGCCGTCGTTCCAGGCGATCGAGCGCCGGTTCCTCCGCCACGCCATCAGCCCCGAGGCCGCGGCGGACGCCATCGTCAAGGGCCTCGAGCGACGGCGCTACTGGGTCTACACGTCACGCGACATCCGGCTCGGCCACTACGCCCAGCGCTGGTTCCCGTGGGGGTACGGACTGGCGATGCGGTACCTCAACCGGATGCTGACGCGGGCCGAGGCCCGGGCGATGAGCGGAGGAAGGCGATGA
- the uvrB gene encoding excinuclease ABC subunit UvrB produces MRPVSELTRQVAPFEVVSDYQPAGDQPAAIAEITKRIQGGTDDVVLMGATGTGKTATTAWLAEQLQRPMLVMLPNKTLAAQFANELRELLPNNAVEYFVSYYDYYQPEAYIAQSDTYIEKDSSINEEVERLRHSATWSLLTRRDVIVVATVSCIYGLGSAQEYLNRMIGFKVGDEMGRDHLLRTLVQAQYVRNDVSATRGTFRVKGDTVEIFPVYQEMAVRVEFFGDEIERLMTLHPLTGEVLSDDQELFVGAATHYAAGPEIMVRAIERIKAELEERLAVLERENKLLEAQRLRMRTTYDLEMMEQVGTCSGIENYSLHMDGRPPGSAPNCLLDYFPKDFVLVVDESHVTIPQIGAMYEGDMSRKRSLVEHGFRLPSAMDNRPLKWPEFLQRIGQTVYLSATPGDYEMNKVEGDVVEQVIRPTGLIDPEVVVKPTKGQIDDLIGEINDRVAKNERVLVTTLTKKMSEDLTDYLLEAGIRTRYLHSEVDTLRRVELLRELRMGEYDVLVGINLLREGLDLPEVSLVAILDADKEGFLRSGRSLIQTIGRAARNVSGQVIMYADRITDSMEKAIDETNRRRAKQVAYNTERGIDPQPLRKKIGDITDMLAREDEDTRALLAATGDHKRKGAAVPLGQHTKGLADLPSGELASLIDQLSQQMHQAAADLQFEVAARLRDEIGELKRELRGMMSAGT; encoded by the coding sequence ATGAGACCCGTCTCCGAACTCACGCGGCAGGTGGCACCGTTCGAGGTCGTCTCCGACTACCAGCCCGCCGGCGACCAGCCCGCCGCGATCGCCGAGATCACCAAACGCATCCAGGGTGGCACCGACGACGTCGTGCTGATGGGTGCCACCGGCACCGGCAAGACGGCCACCACCGCCTGGCTCGCCGAGCAGCTGCAGCGCCCGATGCTCGTGATGCTGCCGAACAAGACCCTCGCCGCGCAGTTCGCCAACGAGCTGCGCGAGCTGCTGCCGAACAACGCCGTCGAGTACTTCGTCTCGTACTACGACTACTACCAGCCCGAGGCGTACATCGCGCAGAGCGACACCTACATCGAGAAGGACTCCTCGATCAACGAGGAGGTCGAGCGGCTGCGCCACTCGGCCACGTGGTCGCTGCTCACGCGGCGCGACGTCATCGTGGTGGCCACCGTGTCGTGCATCTACGGCCTCGGCTCTGCGCAGGAGTACCTGAACCGGATGATCGGGTTCAAGGTCGGCGACGAGATGGGCCGCGACCACCTGCTGCGCACGCTCGTGCAGGCGCAGTACGTCCGCAACGACGTCAGCGCCACGCGCGGCACCTTCCGCGTCAAGGGCGACACCGTCGAGATCTTCCCCGTCTACCAGGAGATGGCGGTGCGGGTGGAGTTCTTCGGCGACGAGATCGAGCGGCTGATGACGCTGCACCCGCTCACCGGCGAGGTGCTCAGCGACGACCAGGAGCTCTTCGTCGGCGCGGCCACCCACTACGCGGCCGGCCCCGAGATCATGGTGCGCGCGATCGAGCGCATCAAGGCCGAGCTGGAGGAGCGGCTCGCGGTGCTCGAGCGCGAGAACAAGCTGCTCGAGGCCCAGCGACTGCGCATGCGCACCACGTACGACCTCGAGATGATGGAGCAGGTCGGCACCTGCTCGGGCATCGAGAACTACTCGCTGCACATGGACGGACGGCCGCCAGGATCGGCGCCGAACTGCCTGCTCGACTACTTCCCGAAGGACTTCGTCCTCGTCGTCGACGAGTCCCACGTCACGATCCCGCAGATCGGCGCGATGTACGAGGGCGACATGAGCCGCAAGCGCTCGCTCGTCGAGCACGGCTTCCGGCTGCCCAGCGCGATGGACAACCGGCCGCTCAAGTGGCCCGAGTTCCTCCAGCGGATCGGCCAGACCGTCTACCTCTCGGCCACGCCGGGCGACTACGAGATGAACAAGGTCGAGGGCGACGTCGTCGAGCAGGTCATCCGCCCCACCGGCCTGATCGACCCCGAGGTCGTCGTCAAGCCGACGAAGGGCCAGATCGACGACCTCATCGGCGAGATCAACGACCGCGTCGCCAAGAACGAGCGCGTCCTGGTCACCACGCTGACCAAGAAGATGTCCGAGGACCTCACCGACTACCTGCTGGAGGCAGGCATCCGCACCCGCTACCTGCACAGCGAGGTCGACACGCTGCGCCGCGTCGAGCTGCTGCGCGAGCTCCGGATGGGGGAGTACGACGTCCTCGTCGGCATCAACCTGCTGCGTGAGGGCCTCGACCTCCCCGAGGTCAGCCTCGTGGCGATCCTCGACGCCGACAAGGAGGGCTTCCTGCGCTCGGGTCGCTCGTTGATCCAGACGATCGGCCGCGCGGCGCGCAACGTCTCCGGTCAGGTGATCATGTACGCCGACCGCATCACCGACTCGATGGAGAAGGCGATCGACGAGACCAACCGTCGCCGGGCCAAGCAGGTCGCCTACAACACCGAGCGCGGCATCGATCCGCAGCCGCTGCGCAAGAAGATCGGCGACATCACCGACATGCTCGCCCGCGAGGACGAGGACACCCGCGCCCTGCTCGCCGCCACGGGCGACCACAAGCGCAAGGGCGCGGCCGTCCCGCTGGGCCAGCACACGAAGGGTCTCGCCGACCTGCCCTCGGGCGAGCTGGCGTCGCTCATCGACCAGCTCTCCCAGCAGATGCACCAGGCCGCGGCCGACCTGCAGTTCGAGGTCGCGGCGCGCCTGCGCGACGAGATCGGCGAGCTCAAGCGAGAGCTCCGCGGAATGATGAGCGCCGGCACCTGA
- a CDS encoding dihydrofolate reductase family protein — MHDVTYSMGLSLDGYIVGPDGGFDWGAPEEQISDVMEISMDEIQGVSTHLMGRRIYETMLYWETAAEDPDLGEQERRWTELWNPLPKVVFSRTLTEVEGAARLANGSLQEEIERLKAEPGDGDIAIAGATLAAQAADLGLIDEYRLRVSPVLVGGGIPYFTRGRQHVDLELVESRECAAGLMYLRYRVRR, encoded by the coding sequence ATGCACGACGTGACGTACTCGATGGGCCTGTCGCTCGACGGCTACATCGTCGGGCCGGACGGGGGATTCGACTGGGGCGCCCCGGAGGAGCAGATCAGCGACGTCATGGAGATCTCGATGGACGAGATCCAAGGCGTCTCCACCCACCTCATGGGCCGGCGGATCTACGAGACGATGCTCTACTGGGAGACCGCCGCCGAGGACCCGGACCTGGGGGAGCAGGAGCGCCGCTGGACCGAGCTGTGGAACCCGTTGCCCAAGGTCGTGTTCTCGCGCACGCTCACCGAGGTGGAGGGCGCGGCGCGGCTGGCCAACGGCTCCCTGCAGGAGGAGATCGAGCGGCTCAAGGCCGAGCCCGGCGACGGCGACATCGCGATCGCCGGGGCCACGCTGGCGGCGCAGGCCGCCGACCTCGGCCTCATCGACGAGTACCGCCTGCGGGTCAGCCCGGTGCTGGTGGGCGGCGGCATCCCCTACTTCACACGCGGTCGCCAGCACGTCGACCTCGAGCTCGTCGAGAGCCGGGAGTGCGCCGCGGGGCTGATGTACCTGCGGTACCGCGTCCGGCGCTGA
- a CDS encoding APC family permease, translating into MATSTDQPTELRRVLGPKLLLLFIIGDILGTGVYALTGQVAAEVGGAAWLPFLVAFGVALLTALSYLELVTKYPQAAGAALYVHKAFGIHLFTFMVAFTVMCSGITSASTAARAFAANLAVGFDWEASNFEIMLIALGFMLLIAAINLRGVSEGVKTNVVLTLIELSGLLLVIMVGLWAIAGGNADWGAVVAFETPDDKNVFLAATTATSLAFFAMVGFEDAVNMAEECHEPNRIFPKIMLTGLGVTGVIYILVSICAVAIVPIGELAGNDTPLVTVVEQGAPGVPIDQILPFISMFAVANSALINMLMASRLLYGMAKQGIIPRSLSKISKRQTPWASIALTTGLALGLIAYVSNASTEAVAILGGTTSLLLLAVFAVVNTAVLVLRKDTVEHSHFSTRAPIAVLGIVTCVYLVTPLSGRPGEQYEIAGILLVIGLVLSVPMYFLSRRRGERLEVGAPDDLPPHDIP; encoded by the coding sequence ATGGCCACCAGCACCGACCAGCCCACCGAGCTCAGGCGGGTCCTCGGACCCAAGCTCCTACTGCTGTTCATCATCGGCGACATCCTCGGCACGGGCGTCTACGCGCTCACGGGGCAGGTCGCGGCGGAGGTCGGCGGCGCGGCATGGCTGCCGTTCCTCGTCGCCTTCGGCGTGGCGCTGCTGACGGCGCTCTCGTACCTCGAGCTGGTGACGAAGTACCCGCAGGCCGCCGGCGCCGCGCTGTACGTGCACAAGGCCTTCGGCATCCACCTGTTCACGTTCATGGTGGCCTTCACCGTGATGTGCTCGGGCATCACGTCCGCCTCCACCGCGGCACGCGCGTTCGCGGCCAACCTCGCCGTGGGCTTCGACTGGGAGGCGTCGAACTTCGAGATCATGCTCATCGCGCTCGGATTCATGCTCCTGATCGCCGCCATCAACCTGCGCGGCGTGAGCGAGGGCGTGAAGACCAACGTCGTGCTGACGCTCATCGAGCTCTCGGGCCTGCTCCTGGTGATCATGGTGGGCCTCTGGGCGATCGCGGGCGGCAACGCCGACTGGGGCGCGGTCGTCGCGTTCGAGACACCCGACGACAAGAACGTGTTCCTCGCGGCGACCACCGCCACCTCGCTGGCGTTCTTCGCGATGGTCGGCTTCGAGGACGCCGTCAACATGGCCGAGGAGTGCCACGAGCCGAACCGCATCTTCCCCAAGATCATGCTGACCGGCCTGGGAGTCACCGGCGTGATCTACATCCTCGTGTCGATCTGCGCCGTGGCGATCGTGCCCATCGGGGAGCTCGCCGGGAACGACACCCCGCTGGTCACCGTGGTCGAGCAGGGCGCGCCCGGCGTCCCGATCGACCAGATCCTGCCGTTCATCTCGATGTTCGCCGTCGCGAACTCGGCCCTGATCAACATGCTGATGGCCAGCCGGCTCCTGTACGGCATGGCGAAGCAGGGCATCATCCCCCGGAGCCTGTCGAAGATCAGCAAGCGCCAGACGCCCTGGGCGTCGATCGCGCTGACCACCGGCCTGGCGCTGGGCCTGATCGCCTACGTCTCGAACGCCAGCACCGAGGCGGTCGCCATCCTCGGCGGCACGACGAGCCTGCTGCTGCTGGCCGTCTTCGCGGTCGTGAACACCGCCGTGCTGGTGCTGCGCAAGGACACCGTCGAGCACTCCCACTTCTCGACCCGGGCGCCGATCGCGGTGCTCGGCATCGTGACGTGCGTCTACCTCGTGACGCCGCTGTCGGGCCGGCCGGGTGAGCAGTACGAGATCGCGGGGATCCTGCTGGTGATCGGCCTCGTGCTGTCGGTCCCGATGTACTTCCTCAGCCGCCGCCGGGGCGAGCGGCTGGAGGTCGGGGCGCCGGACGACCTTCCGCCGCACGACATCCCCTGA
- a CDS encoding TerC/Alx family metal homeostasis membrane protein gives MNVSTLEWGVTIAVTIAILLFDIVVIARKPHEPTTKECALYLSFYIGLAIAFGAWVWGFHGSQYGVEFYAGWLTEYSLSIDNLFIFIIIMSSFAVPRKYQQEALLVGIILALIFRGIFIALGAVAINEFSWVFYIFGAFLLYTAVKLAKNDDEDEDVENAVVRFARKRFNLSDQWDGLKLVVRENGRRAITPMALVIIALGTTDILFALDSIPAIFGLTQEPYIVFTANVFALMGLRQLYFLLGDLLQRLVFLSYGLAFLLFYIGIKLVLHALHENELPFINGGEPVHHIGPIPVPEVPTLLSLGVIIATLTITAVASLWYSNKYPDRVGGGH, from the coding sequence GTGAACGTCAGCACGCTCGAGTGGGGTGTCACCATCGCGGTGACGATCGCCATCCTGCTGTTCGACATCGTCGTGATCGCCCGCAAGCCGCACGAGCCCACCACGAAGGAGTGCGCGCTCTACCTGTCGTTCTACATCGGCCTGGCCATCGCGTTCGGCGCGTGGGTCTGGGGCTTCCACGGCAGTCAGTACGGCGTGGAGTTCTACGCCGGCTGGCTCACCGAGTACAGCCTGTCGATCGACAACCTGTTCATCTTCATCATCATCATGAGCAGCTTCGCCGTCCCGCGGAAGTACCAGCAGGAGGCGCTGCTCGTCGGCATCATCCTGGCGCTGATCTTCCGCGGCATCTTCATCGCGCTCGGCGCGGTGGCGATCAACGAGTTCTCGTGGGTCTTCTACATCTTCGGCGCCTTCCTGCTCTACACGGCGGTCAAGCTGGCGAAGAACGACGACGAGGACGAGGACGTCGAGAACGCCGTCGTCCGGTTCGCCCGCAAGCGCTTCAACCTGAGCGACCAGTGGGACGGCCTGAAGCTGGTCGTCCGCGAGAACGGCCGGCGCGCGATCACGCCGATGGCGCTGGTCATCATCGCGCTCGGCACCACCGACATCCTGTTCGCGCTCGACTCGATCCCGGCCATCTTCGGCCTCACGCAGGAGCCGTACATCGTCTTCACCGCGAACGTCTTCGCGCTGATGGGCCTGCGCCAGCTGTACTTCCTGCTCGGCGACCTGCTGCAGCGTCTGGTGTTCCTGTCCTACGGCCTGGCGTTCCTGCTGTTCTACATCGGCATCAAGCTCGTCCTGCACGCACTGCACGAGAACGAGCTGCCGTTCATCAACGGCGGTGAGCCGGTGCACCACATCGGTCCGATCCCGGTCCCCGAGGTGCCCACCCTGCTGAGCCTGGGCGTCATCATCGCGACGCTCACGATCACGGCCGTGGCCAGCCTCTGGTACTCCAACAAGTACCCCGACCGGGTGGGCGGCGGCCACTGA